Within Corvus cornix cornix isolate S_Up_H32 chromosome Z, ASM73873v5, whole genome shotgun sequence, the genomic segment AGGAGGGGTTTgctttacattttgttttgtttctctatttttttttaattaattaccaaaaggaaaagcctttggCAAAAGGAAAGCCTAAATCagatttgcaaaaaaaaagatttctgaaatgCCTTGCACTCAGTGCAAATACATGCAGAATAAATACTCTGAAGTACCATAAACAACATTGTAAAACATATTGATTCTAACAGTTAATGGTTTCATTTCTAAGGCTGTTTAAATGTCACccccagcagctgaacacaTAAATTTAGGAACCAACTCTCTCCAGAATAAACACCATAATtggacaaaataatttcaaatttctgttGTGAAGTTAACAATATATTTAACATCCTAATCTAATGAATCTGTCTAATTTTAGAACGGTTTgttctttcctgcattttctgttgtttaaacTAAAATTTACTCCAAATGCCAAATGGAATAGCATAGGAGGTTTTCCATGAAATTCCACTGATCTGAATTATTTAACGGCCTCTATTTCAAagaagttttgggttttcttattGAGCTACTCACTGTGTTTCTGTGCCTATTTCTCTGATTCTCCATTCTCTTAGCAAATGATCCATCCACTTGTGTTCCAAAACAGGTATTTAACAATGCTGAACACTGatttaaatataatatattGCACGCTGGCCATATCCTGTCAGTTCCTGATGCTTTATTCTGGTGTTAAAAGATAATACGTCATATGGAACATGTTTGTTAATTACTGGGAAAGTTGACAGGTCAGTGATGGGCTAGAAATATGAATCTGTCATAACATTCAGTATGTGAAATGATACATCCACTAGAAGAGATGCAATCATAGGAAAAAGCAACAACATATGCCCCTCCAGGAAAATAATAGCTTgaaaaattgcttaaaatagccttgaaaatggaaaaattgttCGTTTCTGGCAAGGGAAACTgcattagtttaaaaaaaaattaaaaagacagcaaaatattCAGGCAGATTTTATGGGGAAACCTTTGCAATGCCAATAAAATCCCTTTTGCTCTGAAGTCAGATGCGTGATTCAGTAAACGACTCATGTTAGCAATTAGAAAATGGTCATTTAGGGCCCTGATTTCTTTTGAGACAAGGAGAGTGAGGGTGGGGAAAGAGACACAATAAATCTTGAGAGGCTTAAAAGGAAGAGCAGGCTAAAGTGtgaactttttatttcagcaacGGAAGCGAGAAATCAGTGATTCATTGAAGGAGGGAGAAAGACCTCCATGGAAGCTggcagagaagaaggaaaaggagctaATTATGTCTCTTCCCTTTTTACTCTCTCTGACCAGCATATAATCTGCTGTTCCAGGGTCTGCCTGTAGTATATACTCCTTTCCAACCTCTCCACCCAACCCCTCCTCCAgcgggggggggagggggagatcTAGCAGGCAACAAGCTCCAGGTGGCTTTCTCAATCACttctctgccaaaaaaaataaaataaaaccctctGCTAGAAAATAagttggggttttgggggattGGTTTTTGTTAGTTTGCGGGGGGGAGGTTTAGGGGAGAAGGTTAGTTGGTTGGggggcttttttggggggagggagggagagtgGGGGAAGAGTGAAGGGGGAGGGAAGCCGCCCTGGAGGGGATTGGTTCAACTTGGAAGACAGGGAAATTAGTAAAGCATGAGTCTCTAAGCCATGCTGGTGGCCGGCGCTCCGAGAAGGACGCCTTAGGAGCAATTAGCAGCGAGCCGAAGGCGGCGGCTGCCACGGCCGCCGCAGCCCGGGAGGAAGCGAGGGCAGCTCCCGGGGCTGCCTCCGCAGCAGGCACCGCTCGCTCCAGCTGCAAAAAGGTTTCAGATGTCCCACCGCTGCCTGACCCCCTGCAAATAAGGGCTGACCACCAGAGGCACATCCCACCTCTGACTTGTAATCGCTGACATTTAGGCTACAGCTTCCAACCTGTTTACAACCaaagggggagggaaaggaacGGAAAGGAAGGGCGGGGGGACAAGTTGggatttctccctctctctttctctcgggattttttttttaatactgttctGGAgaattcaaagcaaaacaaagaaacttcCTCCTCTGGGGTTGTCAGTGAGAAAAGGACGAGTTGTGCAACTGGTTTGGGATTTGCAAAAAGGCAAGAGGGTGGGGATCAGAAGAAGGTGCAAAGCCACAAAGTGTGAGTGCGTGTGCGTGTAAAGGTGTATGTGTGAAAAATTCACTCCAGCACCCCTATCTGCTGGTTATTATTTATCTTAgttgttatttttgttgttgtcattgACTTTGCTGTCATCTATTTTTCAGACCTTTCTGCATCTAAGATGGTGAAGAAAGGAGTgaggaagagaacaaaataacTACTGGAAAGTCTCAAACCAGGTTGGGGAGTGTGTATGCATgtgggggggtggggaagggaaaaaggaaagaggattAACCACAGCAACCCCCCcacctaaaaaaaaaccaaaacaaaccaacaaccagcagctctttttttctgagggagGACTCGAAGGATTAAAAGGCAGCAACTTCTGAGGCGATTTGTCCCCTGAGTTATGGATGTTGGTGCACTTACTTCAGGCCAGATCAGAGCTCAGAGGAATCTAACCAGAAGCAGCAACCACCGTCTCTCCACTTGCCTTTTACCAGGTTTTACCCTTCCAGTATGTTTCATTTGATAAGACATTTTCCAGCGCCCAGAGTTTCAGTACAATGTGCAAATGGATACTGACAAATGGTGCCTCAGCCTTTTCCCACCTGCCTTGTTGCTGCTTGCTGCTGGTCTTCTTGGTGTCTTCTGTGCCTGTCACCTGCCATGACCTCGGCCAGGACATGCTGTCCCCGGAGGCCACCAACTCCTCTTCTtcatcatcctcctccttcccctcgtccttctcctctccttccagtGCGGGGAGACACGTGCGGAGCTACAATCACCTCCAAGGAGACGTGCGCAAGAGGAAGCTCTACTCTTACAACAAGTACTTTCTCAAGATCGAGAAGAACGGCAAGGTCAGCGGCACCAAGAAGGAGAATTGCCCCTTCAGTAAGTACGGCTCTGCCGTCGCTCCGCCGAGCAGCGGCCGCTGCGCCCCCGGGCGCGGCTGCCCCGGTCCCGAGCGCCCGAGCCCCCGGccggggagggaagggaagggagaggtggCGCCGCGGAGGGGAGGGGGCGCAGGGCAGGGTCGGGTGGGCTCAGCTCGGCTCCTCTGGGACGCCGCTGCCCGCCAGCCCGCATCTGCGAATCTCTCCGGTtacatttgttttgcaaatggCCTTGCCGAGCACCGTTTGTTTCTTCGCCTAGCAGAAGAGCAAATTAGAAAGATTTGCAAGGAAGTGGCGCGGAGTGTGTGGGGGGACATTGTCTCCTGAATCTGAAAATCATTATCTCTTGTCATTAGAGTGCCTTGACGAGAGCGCTGCATTGGAACAATTAATCGATTGCCCGTGCGCGCTTCTGTCCCCGAGCCGCCCGCTCCGCGCTCCCTGCTCCCCgctcctggagcaggggtgTTTATTCCTGAGGGCCGAGGTCTTGCCCGGGTGCGCTCTCCGCAGAAGGGGTGCCCGGCGGCGCTGGGAGCCGGTGCGCGGCCGCGCTGCCGCCCGCGGTGTGGCGGAGGCGGTGCCGTGCTGCGCCCCGCCGGTGCCGGGCTGCAGCGACGCTATACCGCTACTCGCTCCATTGTAAACATCTGGGGCTGCCTTCCCACAGACCTCACA encodes:
- the FGF10 gene encoding fibroblast growth factor 10; this translates as MCKWILTNGASAFSHLPCCCLLLVFLVSSVPVTCHDLGQDMLSPEATNSSSSSSSSFPSSFSSPSSAGRHVRSYNHLQGDVRKRKLYSYNKYFLKIEKNGKVSGTKKENCPFSILEITSVEIGVVAVKSVKSNYYLAMNKKGKVYGSKEFNSDCKLKERIEENGYNTYASLNWKHNGRQMFVALNGRGTTKRGQKTRRKNTSAHFLPMVVMS